From a region of the Paenibacillus sp. R14(2021) genome:
- a CDS encoding carbohydrate ABC transporter permease — translation MKIMKRTVLLLYGGVIAAPLYIVFISMFKSSQSFFASPLGWPKPFTLNNPITLFREQPMLQYFLNSVEVTFSTVLLELLLSTLIAFAIYCFGGKISAIVFALFTAGLIVPSQVNMLPIYSLSHKLGWTDHHYGLMLVSVALLMPVSVFMIAGFMKLLSHEIMEAASIDGAGEWQLYARFALPLSAPSIAAAATFLFVLVWNDLLIPMLMLNGKSKLTLPLAMLQFRGEFVTNYPMLLTGVVVTAIPMTVMFLFLQRYFVAGMMAGSLKG, via the coding sequence ATGAAAATAATGAAAAGGACGGTGCTGCTCCTCTATGGAGGTGTGATCGCGGCTCCGCTCTATATCGTATTTATCTCGATGTTCAAGTCGTCGCAGTCGTTCTTCGCGAGCCCGCTCGGCTGGCCGAAGCCCTTCACGCTGAACAATCCGATTACGCTGTTTCGCGAGCAACCGATGCTGCAATATTTTTTGAACAGCGTGGAAGTGACCTTCAGCACCGTCCTTTTGGAGCTGCTGCTCAGCACGCTGATTGCCTTCGCAATCTATTGCTTCGGCGGCAAGATTAGCGCGATCGTGTTCGCGTTGTTTACGGCTGGGCTGATCGTCCCGTCGCAGGTTAACATGCTGCCGATTTATTCGCTGAGCCATAAGCTCGGCTGGACGGATCACCATTACGGCCTCATGCTCGTATCTGTTGCGCTGCTCATGCCGGTGTCCGTATTTATGATCGCTGGTTTTATGAAGCTGCTTAGCCATGAGATTATGGAGGCGGCGAGCATTGATGGAGCGGGGGAGTGGCAGCTTTATGCACGCTTCGCGCTGCCGCTGTCAGCGCCGTCGATTGCGGCAGCCGCAACGTTCTTGTTCGTCTTAGTATGGAATGATTTGCTCATTCCGATGCTGATGCTGAACGGAAAGTCGAAGCTGACGCTGCCGCTTGCCATGCTTCAGTTTCGGGGAGAATTCGTCACGAATTACCCCATGCTGCTAACAGGCGTTGTTGTGACGGCCATTCCCATGACGGTGATGTTTCTGTTTCTGCAGCGGTATTTTGTTGCCGGGATGATGGCCGGGTCATTGAAGGGATAA
- a CDS encoding ABC transporter substrate-binding protein — MKQIKFRAALLILSVLIVSVLSACGSSNANKSNTASAGSDAGNKPSGDPVTISFIHWRGEDVEALNGIIQKFEAANPGINVEMQTMPSEQYQSTAQAKLADASVGDVFTSFPGAQFGALAKAGVFADLSGESFLSNYNPALIEAGKQDGKQLAVPYQLVYNDPIYNVKLFEKYGLTTPKDWDGFLALCEKLKSEGIIPIAFAGADIGPGQLMNSMVMNNEPSTDIFTKVEAGEAKLTDPFWVKTLSQFKELNDKGYLQKDALGTKDAAAGALFIQEKAAILASGSFQLAQNKKQNPNLEQQLLAPITVAADQAKYEGIHTTTFMLAVNSKSKHPKEAKKFIAFLSGKDIAGEYANATGQNVTVKDVQYTTPELQVATAWASKKTLFQPRFTITNADNQKAVTNSIQAVLSGKSPEDAAKEAQAIVDQHLTK; from the coding sequence ATGAAACAGATCAAATTCAGAGCAGCTTTGCTCATTCTCAGCGTGCTTATCGTATCGGTGCTGTCTGCTTGCGGCAGCTCAAATGCGAATAAAAGCAACACGGCATCCGCTGGGAGCGATGCCGGCAATAAACCTTCGGGCGATCCCGTGACCATCAGCTTCATCCACTGGCGCGGCGAAGACGTGGAGGCGCTGAACGGCATTATCCAGAAATTCGAAGCAGCCAACCCCGGCATCAACGTCGAAATGCAGACGATGCCGTCCGAACAATATCAATCCACCGCGCAGGCGAAGCTGGCAGATGCCTCCGTAGGCGACGTATTCACGTCATTCCCGGGCGCGCAGTTTGGCGCCTTGGCCAAAGCCGGCGTTTTCGCGGATCTATCCGGCGAATCGTTCCTATCTAACTACAATCCTGCCCTGATCGAAGCAGGCAAGCAGGACGGCAAGCAGCTGGCGGTTCCTTATCAGCTTGTTTATAACGATCCCATCTATAACGTGAAGCTGTTTGAGAAATACGGCTTGACGACCCCGAAGGATTGGGATGGATTCCTGGCGCTCTGCGAGAAGCTGAAGTCCGAGGGCATCATTCCGATCGCATTCGCAGGTGCCGATATCGGTCCCGGTCAGCTGATGAACAGCATGGTGATGAACAATGAGCCGAGCACGGATATTTTTACGAAGGTGGAAGCGGGCGAAGCCAAGCTGACCGATCCGTTCTGGGTCAAAACACTGTCGCAATTCAAAGAATTGAACGATAAGGGTTATTTGCAAAAAGACGCTTTGGGCACGAAGGATGCCGCTGCAGGCGCGCTGTTCATTCAGGAGAAAGCGGCCATTCTAGCGAGCGGGTCGTTCCAATTGGCGCAAAACAAGAAGCAGAATCCGAACTTGGAGCAGCAGCTTCTCGCTCCAATTACGGTAGCCGCGGATCAAGCGAAGTATGAAGGTATTCATACGACGACGTTCATGCTGGCCGTGAACAGCAAGTCGAAGCATCCGAAAGAAGCGAAGAAGTTCATCGCGTTCCTGAGTGGTAAGGACATCGCAGGCGAATACGCGAATGCAACGGGCCAGAACGTGACTGTGAAAGACGTGCAGTACACCACGCCTGAATTGCAGGTCGCAACGGCATGGGCGAGCAAGAAGACGCTCTTCCAACCGCGCTTCACCATCACCAACGCGGATAACCAGAAGGCAGTCACGAATTCCATCCAAGCCGTGCTGAGCGGAAAGTCGCCGGAAGACGCCGCGAAAGAGGCTCAGGCGATCGTCGACCAGCATCTGACGAAGTAA
- a CDS encoding sensor histidine kinase, producing the protein MRLRLDKWILGFTRRLSLRGKIVVLYVLILLLPTLVFSSGAVYLVIRSFHHSYMNTAEEAVRQTAQIVDFSKKSYDLLAVRTATDGELIARLGREYADMTEIVDTVNYVDRTFQITSKYLPGITDFRIYHTNGTLVQDGQLLWRPEARMLSGMDESAWYEQSKRSPNPLFWSSVPGNPNQSILTRKIIDNTGELLGRVYILLNYDTVFGELLDHPFNDGSLYIVDDSRRVLAATNRAEIGKRLQLKVWPDDNVSTKQTAAPDKSSDVLDLTGTKEMLMTQPLSSHWTLVALMRTKHLDNQNRTILIVIVGIVTFFLLLSLSLMTTIVRNIVRRIRKLGTRMGDLSRGEFEAVVRYSENDELGELENRFNSMSERLGKLVEDITKAGLAEKEQAFKALQAQINPHFIYNSLGLLRWRAMDADDREQIQIIDALTTFYRITLNNQISVIRIWDELEHVKAYLEICQFRYPGRVRVEWDIDEGAIESYTIKTVLQPIVENCYLHGAITRRPGALIRIAVTRQADTIRMSVYDNGQGIPADVLRDVERGTHVGKGSGFGTPNIKERLALYFGSDAALAIESEPGAWTRVSITFPACSAEPAIRRES; encoded by the coding sequence TTGCGGCTACGACTCGACAAATGGATTCTGGGCTTCACCCGCAGACTCAGCCTCCGCGGCAAAATTGTCGTGCTCTACGTGCTGATTCTGCTGCTGCCGACGCTCGTGTTCAGCAGCGGTGCCGTCTATCTGGTCATCCGCAGCTTTCACCACAGCTACATGAACACGGCGGAGGAAGCTGTACGGCAGACAGCGCAGATCGTTGATTTCAGCAAGAAGAGCTATGATCTATTAGCCGTTCGCACGGCGACCGACGGCGAGCTGATCGCCCGGCTCGGACGTGAGTACGCGGACATGACCGAGATCGTGGACACGGTTAATTACGTGGACAGGACGTTTCAAATCACGAGCAAATATTTGCCGGGCATCACGGATTTCCGCATCTACCATACGAACGGGACGCTGGTGCAGGACGGCCAGCTGCTGTGGCGTCCAGAGGCGCGGATGCTCTCCGGCATGGACGAGAGCGCTTGGTACGAGCAGTCGAAGAGGTCGCCGAACCCGTTATTCTGGAGCAGCGTGCCTGGCAATCCGAACCAGAGCATCCTGACGCGTAAAATCATCGACAATACCGGGGAACTGCTCGGCAGGGTTTATATCCTATTAAACTACGATACGGTGTTCGGCGAGCTGCTGGACCATCCGTTCAACGACGGCAGCCTGTACATCGTCGACGATTCCCGCCGCGTCCTGGCCGCAACGAACCGCGCGGAAATCGGAAAGCGCTTGCAGTTGAAGGTGTGGCCGGACGATAACGTGAGCACGAAGCAGACAGCCGCTCCGGACAAGAGCAGTGACGTGCTGGATTTGACCGGGACGAAGGAAATGCTGATGACGCAGCCTTTATCCTCCCATTGGACGCTTGTGGCGCTCATGCGCACGAAGCATCTGGACAATCAGAACCGGACGATCCTCATTGTGATCGTGGGGATCGTTACGTTCTTCCTCCTGCTTTCGCTGTCGTTGATGACAACGATCGTCCGCAATATCGTCCGGCGGATCCGTAAGCTCGGCACGCGCATGGGCGACCTGTCGCGCGGGGAATTCGAAGCGGTCGTCCGATACAGCGAGAACGACGAGCTGGGCGAGCTGGAAAACCGGTTCAATTCCATGTCGGAGCGGCTCGGCAAGCTGGTCGAGGACATCACGAAAGCAGGCCTGGCGGAGAAAGAGCAGGCGTTCAAGGCGCTGCAGGCGCAGATCAATCCGCACTTCATTTACAACTCGCTCGGTCTTCTGCGCTGGCGGGCGATGGACGCGGACGATCGGGAGCAAATTCAGATCATCGATGCACTGACGACTTTTTACCGGATTACGCTGAACAATCAGATCAGCGTCATCCGCATCTGGGATGAACTCGAGCACGTCAAGGCTTACCTTGAGATTTGCCAATTCCGGTATCCGGGGCGCGTGCGGGTGGAGTGGGACATTGACGAAGGTGCGATCGAGAGTTACACGATCAAAACCGTGCTGCAGCCGATCGTGGAGAACTGCTACCTGCACGGGGCTATTACACGCAGGCCCGGCGCGCTGATTCGCATTGCCGTAACCCGGCAAGCGGATACGATCCGCATGTCCGTCTACGATAACGGACAGGGCATTCCGGCAGATGTGCTTCGGGACGTCGAGAGGGGCACGCATGTCGGCAAGGGAAGCGGATTCGGAACGCCGAACATTAAAGAACGGCTCGCGCTGTATTTCGGCAGCGACGCGGCACTTGCGATTGAGAGCGAGCCCGGCGCATGGACGCGGGTATCGATCACGTTCCCGGCTTGCAGCGCGGAGCCGGCGATCAGGAGGGAATCCTAA
- a CDS encoding carbohydrate ABC transporter permease → MRNRKLLWLFLLPGLLLYLAIFMYPTVTGLFYSFTNWDGVSPSYHLVGLDNYKDTLTSIVFRKALFNNVKFMIAVVLAQTAVSLGLALLLVKNHRIHVVLRALFFFPAVLSSVSVGLIWSFVYDPSLGLINAALDRLGADAWMQNWTGSTHIALYAIAFVQVWAHAGQMMIVFIAGLQTIPEELNEAARIDGAGRWQIFRRITWPLLAPSATIVVAYTTIQSFKAFDLIFTMTDGGPNYATEILTTYIYHTAFASYAFGPASAGSVIFLIVLSVLTALQFRLLRGNRIAYS, encoded by the coding sequence ATGCGGAATCGAAAGCTGTTATGGTTGTTCCTGCTGCCGGGCTTACTGCTCTATCTCGCAATATTCATGTATCCGACAGTCACGGGATTATTCTATTCCTTCACGAATTGGGACGGCGTTTCGCCGTCCTATCATCTCGTTGGACTGGATAATTATAAGGACACATTGACGAGCATCGTGTTTAGAAAAGCCTTATTCAATAACGTGAAATTCATGATTGCCGTCGTGTTGGCCCAAACAGCCGTTTCTCTCGGCCTTGCGCTGCTGCTGGTGAAGAACCACCGGATTCACGTGGTGCTGCGGGCGCTTTTTTTCTTCCCGGCGGTACTGTCCTCGGTCTCGGTCGGTCTGATTTGGTCGTTCGTGTACGATCCTTCCCTCGGCCTTATCAATGCCGCTTTAGATCGGCTTGGCGCTGACGCCTGGATGCAGAACTGGACGGGAAGCACGCATATCGCGCTCTATGCCATCGCTTTCGTACAGGTTTGGGCGCATGCCGGGCAGATGATGATCGTGTTTATCGCCGGGCTCCAGACGATTCCAGAGGAGCTGAACGAAGCTGCGCGAATCGACGGGGCAGGGAGATGGCAGATCTTCCGGAGGATAACGTGGCCGCTGCTCGCGCCATCCGCGACGATCGTGGTCGCCTATACGACCATTCAATCGTTCAAGGCATTCGACCTTATCTTCACGATGACCGACGGCGGGCCTAACTACGCTACCGAGATTTTGACAACGTACATTTACCATACGGCGTTTGCCAGTTATGCTTTCGGGCCGGCGTCAGCGGGTTCCGTGATTTTTCTGATCGTGCTCTCCGTGCTGACAGCGCTGCAATTCAGATTGCTGCGCGGCAACCGGATTGCCTATTCCTAA
- a CDS encoding response regulator encodes MLKVLIVDDEPSNIQGLVRYIDWLGLGYDKPAAMESGEEALGALRDAAFDVLISDVSMPGMNGIELVAEAKKLHPHLQVLMISGYNEFEFVQDAIHVGAQAYVLKPLKMEEVSGRLAGFRETLQKMRSIVEQTSELEKRVSESLKLVKERFVNDLLAEIPQTNDMLASWNSLIALPDAVGGFQLLVFGLDHFLSAGKEAKDRILLGSGFKQTVDVGLSDAEPMYLAQIAPDEIVVLLFGQSPQERARIEKRVSFIQGMMREQYGPTVTVGCGREGNRWAEVPLLYKETKFMMAKARLISDGQIVRHNDMDVNEFQDFRLREELMPNIVKLMETGDAAQVRAYMNQILDLLLAQEPASFSYVQAFGMSFLSELIRNLKWKDEPEGNLNILMWRRMLDCRSTGEIILLLVDYVERYMTIEKKARIHQQHNLIKRVALFIEERLQENWTVKQLAEEFSLNASYLSVLFKRELGKTISEFVQETRIQRARELLKNPNIKVYEVADRVGIQTSAYFTYLFKKLVGCTPQEYRDYH; translated from the coding sequence ATGCTTAAGGTGCTTATCGTGGACGACGAGCCTTCCAATATTCAAGGCCTTGTGCGTTATATCGATTGGCTCGGGCTCGGGTACGACAAGCCGGCCGCGATGGAATCGGGAGAGGAGGCGCTGGGGGCGCTGCGCGATGCTGCGTTCGATGTACTCATCTCCGATGTGTCGATGCCCGGCATGAACGGCATCGAGCTGGTGGCGGAGGCCAAGAAGCTGCACCCGCACCTGCAAGTGCTCATGATCAGCGGCTATAACGAATTCGAGTTCGTGCAGGACGCAATCCATGTCGGGGCGCAGGCGTACGTGCTCAAGCCGCTCAAGATGGAGGAAGTGTCGGGTCGGCTCGCGGGGTTCAGAGAGACGCTTCAGAAAATGCGGAGTATCGTCGAACAGACGAGCGAGCTGGAGAAGCGGGTGTCGGAGAGTCTGAAGCTCGTGAAGGAACGGTTCGTGAATGATCTACTTGCGGAAATTCCGCAGACGAACGACATGCTCGCCTCCTGGAACAGCCTCATCGCGCTGCCGGACGCTGTGGGAGGGTTTCAGCTGCTCGTCTTCGGGCTGGACCATTTCTTGTCGGCAGGCAAGGAGGCGAAGGACAGAATTTTGCTGGGCAGCGGATTCAAGCAAACGGTGGATGTCGGTTTATCCGACGCGGAGCCGATGTACTTGGCGCAGATTGCGCCGGATGAAATCGTCGTATTGCTATTCGGTCAATCGCCGCAAGAGCGGGCAAGAATCGAGAAGCGTGTATCTTTTATCCAAGGCATGATGCGCGAGCAGTACGGCCCCACCGTGACGGTCGGCTGCGGACGGGAGGGAAACCGCTGGGCGGAAGTACCGCTCTTGTACAAGGAAACCAAGTTCATGATGGCCAAGGCGCGGCTGATCTCCGATGGTCAGATCGTTCGGCATAACGACATGGACGTTAACGAATTCCAGGATTTTCGGCTGCGGGAAGAGCTGATGCCGAATATCGTGAAGCTTATGGAAACGGGCGATGCAGCGCAGGTCAGAGCGTATATGAATCAGATCTTGGATCTGCTGCTGGCGCAAGAGCCGGCTTCATTCTCCTACGTGCAGGCGTTCGGTATGAGCTTCCTGAGCGAGTTGATCCGGAATTTGAAGTGGAAGGACGAACCAGAGGGCAATTTGAACATTCTCATGTGGCGGCGGATGCTGGATTGCCGGAGCACGGGGGAAATCATACTTCTATTGGTCGATTATGTGGAACGGTACATGACGATTGAGAAGAAAGCGCGAATCCATCAGCAGCATAACTTGATCAAGCGGGTTGCGCTCTTCATCGAAGAGCGGCTGCAGGAGAATTGGACGGTGAAGCAACTGGCGGAGGAATTCAGCTTGAATGCCAGCTATCTGAGCGTCCTGTTCAAGCGGGAGCTCGGGAAGACCATCTCCGAGTTCGTCCAGGAGACGCGCATCCAGCGGGCGCGGGAGCTGCTTAAGAATCCGAATATTAAAGTCTATGAAGTAGCGGACCGGGTCGGAATTCAGACCTCGGCGTATTTCACGTATTTGTTCAAGAAGCTGGTCGGCTGTACGCCGCAGGAATACAGGGATTATCACTAG
- a CDS encoding SDR family oxidoreductase translates to MKRYAIVTGADRGLGLSLVKGLLQRGYHVIAGKFMEGLSQLDELAASFGEQLMLVELDVSSDGNVALAAERIAAMTESVDVLINNAGILGDCESTILQPLPFAEMQQVFNVNTLGPLRVTNALAPLVLRSDEKMFVYISSEAGSIGANARSSWFGYCMSKAALNMQGALIHEGVKGAGGQVLLLHPGWVQSYMHGELNTAAHLTADESAGHIMERIGEAAAAPRTDKPVYMDYLGQPLAW, encoded by the coding sequence ATGAAACGATATGCGATTGTAACCGGCGCGGACCGAGGATTGGGACTGTCGCTGGTCAAAGGACTTTTGCAGCGGGGGTATCATGTCATTGCGGGTAAATTTATGGAGGGCCTGTCGCAGCTTGATGAGCTGGCGGCCTCGTTTGGGGAGCAGCTGATGCTCGTCGAACTGGACGTTTCCAGCGACGGGAACGTGGCGTTGGCAGCCGAGCGGATCGCGGCCATGACGGAGTCGGTGGACGTGCTGATCAACAATGCCGGCATTCTAGGCGATTGCGAATCGACGATCCTGCAGCCGCTGCCTTTTGCCGAGATGCAGCAGGTGTTCAACGTCAACACGCTCGGTCCGCTTCGCGTGACGAACGCGCTGGCACCGCTTGTGCTCCGCAGCGATGAGAAAATGTTCGTCTATATTTCGTCCGAAGCGGGGAGCATAGGGGCAAACGCGCGAAGCAGCTGGTTCGGGTACTGCATGTCGAAGGCCGCGCTCAATATGCAGGGCGCGCTCATTCACGAGGGCGTGAAAGGTGCCGGAGGCCAAGTGCTGCTCCTTCACCCGGGCTGGGTCCAGTCGTACATGCACGGCGAGCTGAATACGGCCGCGCATCTGACGGCCGATGAGTCCGCAGGTCATATTATGGAGCGGATCGGAGAAGCCGCGGCGGCGCCGAGGACGGATAAACCGGTCTACATGGATTATTTGGGTCAGCCGCTGGCGTGGTAA
- a CDS encoding carbohydrate ABC transporter permease, which yields MKRSVSDQAGQFIIIALLLLLCFSVIYPFLYMLAISLNVGSDAAKGGVYLWPRQFTLYNFRIVLGNEIIRHAYWITAARTIAGTVIGLLVTLLAAFGLSYRALPMRNTLLGYVLITMLFSGGLIPFYIQLHDLSLLNSFWVYIVPSAFSAWNMFVMMKFIQGVPEALIESAEMDGAQPFRVLWSIILPLSKPMLAALGLFTGVMHWNDWFAGAFFVSKQSLIPVQTFLQQLLSAQDISAVLGSGNNVESIARGTSLANVTLMSVKMATVMVSAIPILCVYPFLQRYFVKGVLIGSVKG from the coding sequence ATGAAACGTTCGGTAAGCGACCAAGCAGGTCAATTCATCATCATCGCGCTTCTCTTATTGCTGTGCTTCTCAGTCATCTATCCGTTTCTGTATATGCTGGCGATCTCCCTGAACGTAGGGAGCGACGCGGCCAAGGGCGGCGTGTACCTGTGGCCGCGCCAGTTCACGTTGTATAATTTTCGGATCGTGCTCGGCAACGAAATCATCCGACATGCCTATTGGATAACGGCAGCCCGGACGATCGCGGGCACGGTCATCGGGCTGCTCGTTACACTGCTCGCCGCGTTCGGCTTGTCCTACCGGGCGCTTCCCATGCGGAACACGCTGCTCGGTTACGTGCTGATAACGATGCTGTTCAGCGGCGGCTTGATCCCTTTCTACATCCAGCTTCACGATCTCTCGCTTCTGAACTCGTTCTGGGTGTATATCGTGCCAAGCGCGTTCTCGGCCTGGAACATGTTCGTCATGATGAAATTCATTCAAGGGGTCCCGGAGGCGTTGATCGAATCGGCCGAGATGGACGGCGCGCAGCCGTTCCGGGTGCTCTGGTCCATCATTTTGCCGCTGTCGAAGCCGATGCTGGCAGCGCTCGGCTTGTTCACTGGCGTTATGCACTGGAACGATTGGTTTGCGGGCGCTTTCTTCGTCTCGAAACAGAGCCTTATCCCGGTGCAGACGTTTCTGCAGCAGCTGCTATCCGCGCAGGATATTTCGGCCGTGCTCGGCTCGGGCAATAACGTGGAATCGATCGCCAGGGGCACGAGCCTCGCGAACGTGACGCTGATGTCCGTGAAGATGGCGACGGTTATGGTAAGCGCTATTCCGATTCTATGCGTTTATCCATTCCTACAGCGGTACTTCGTCAAGGGTGTACTCATCGGTTCCGTCAAAGGCTAA
- a CDS encoding AraC family transcriptional regulator — protein sequence MVGHLREDHHEFLEIHYFTPSSFEKAGAAWPIRLGRNIAKPNYHIGPRTSPYYYLIFVQDGHGTFIQNGRTYPLRPNDMFCLFPQVTHEYFTDAEKPLRKIFFAFDGKLALQLLERIGLRPQNPHAPSSLTPEILALMEQFIEVLHHGEPSERESSDLTRLAYILRVFDALSACRAAEMLETAPPSSWLQKGTEYMEIHYADGISIGQVAEYAGVDRTHFTKQFRKAYGVTPIQFLQQLRMNEARLLLAQTSYKIAEIAQSVGYPDLFTFSKAFKKLVGLSPNAYRGQPGEE from the coding sequence GTGGTCGGCCATTTACGCGAGGATCATCATGAATTCTTGGAGATTCATTACTTCACGCCGTCTTCCTTCGAGAAAGCCGGCGCCGCTTGGCCAATCCGGCTCGGCCGCAACATCGCCAAGCCGAACTACCATATCGGCCCTCGAACGTCGCCGTATTATTACCTCATCTTCGTGCAGGATGGCCACGGCACTTTTATCCAGAATGGACGGACTTACCCGCTTCGGCCAAACGATATGTTCTGCCTCTTCCCGCAGGTGACACATGAATATTTCACGGATGCGGAGAAGCCGCTCCGTAAAATTTTCTTTGCCTTCGACGGGAAGCTCGCGCTGCAGCTGCTGGAAAGGATCGGCCTGCGGCCGCAGAACCCTCATGCCCCCAGCTCGCTCACGCCTGAGATTTTGGCGCTTATGGAGCAGTTCATAGAAGTGCTGCATCACGGCGAGCCGTCCGAACGCGAATCTTCCGATCTGACTCGGCTGGCATACATCCTGCGCGTATTCGATGCCTTGTCCGCCTGCCGCGCAGCAGAGATGCTTGAAACAGCCCCTCCGTCAAGCTGGCTTCAGAAGGGGACCGAGTACATGGAAATCCACTACGCGGACGGAATTTCGATCGGACAAGTGGCAGAATACGCCGGCGTGGATCGGACGCATTTCACCAAGCAATTCCGCAAAGCTTACGGCGTCACGCCGATCCAGTTCCTGCAGCAGCTTCGCATGAACGAAGCTCGTCTGCTGCTTGCCCAAACAAGCTACAAAATAGCCGAAATCGCGCAATCCGTCGGTTACCCCGATTTGTTTACGTTCTCCAAAGCATTCAAGAAGCTTGTCGGCCTGTCACCGAATGCGTACCGCGGGCAGCCGGGTGAGGAATAA
- a CDS encoding LLM class flavin-dependent oxidoreductase yields MTAIREEISFGWFLPTAGDGKYVGVAPEREPSLSYLIEVARAAERSGLEYVLIPTGGACLDAWVVGSAVMSHTKTLRPLVAVRPGLVAPVLAARMGAALDVLSNGRAMINVVTGSSVQDLEELGDPLAHSHDERYIRAQEYLEVMQQAWTQSEGLAATEFQVKDASARAVSEEKQPFHGKYYQFTRAVSTPQTVQKPHPPFFLGGSSPIAKRVAVEYADTYLMWGEPHAWIEQQIEEIEGIRKQVEAEKGIEKVMKYGLRAQVLVRDTEEEAWAAAWEIISKVSPEAIKQAEAAFAKTDATNQQRQNELREQSKGQNFVVGPNLWTGLSLVRSGGAILIVGTAEQVADRLIEYAELGISTFILSGYPHLEEAENFGNKALPVFREKWKQRQAASAPV; encoded by the coding sequence ATGACAGCGATACGAGAGGAAATCAGCTTTGGATGGTTTTTACCTACAGCTGGCGACGGCAAATACGTGGGGGTAGCACCGGAGCGTGAACCTTCGCTCTCCTATCTCATCGAAGTGGCGCGGGCGGCGGAACGCTCCGGCCTGGAGTACGTCCTTATACCGACGGGAGGCGCTTGCTTGGATGCATGGGTCGTCGGTTCGGCCGTCATGAGCCACACCAAGACGCTGCGGCCGCTTGTGGCCGTAAGGCCGGGTCTCGTAGCGCCGGTGCTTGCCGCACGTATGGGAGCCGCGCTCGACGTACTCTCGAATGGCCGGGCGATGATTAATGTCGTGACAGGCAGCTCGGTGCAGGACTTGGAAGAGCTCGGCGACCCGTTGGCGCATTCGCACGACGAGCGGTACATAAGAGCGCAGGAATATCTCGAAGTGATGCAGCAGGCATGGACGCAATCGGAAGGCCTCGCAGCGACGGAATTTCAGGTTAAGGATGCCTCCGCCCGCGCGGTTTCGGAAGAGAAGCAGCCTTTCCACGGGAAGTATTATCAATTTACCCGAGCGGTAAGCACGCCTCAGACGGTGCAGAAGCCGCATCCGCCGTTTTTCCTCGGCGGCAGCTCGCCGATCGCCAAGCGCGTCGCGGTGGAATATGCGGATACGTACCTGATGTGGGGCGAGCCGCATGCATGGATCGAACAGCAAATCGAGGAAATCGAAGGCATCCGTAAGCAGGTGGAAGCCGAGAAGGGCATTGAGAAGGTTATGAAATACGGTCTCCGCGCGCAGGTGCTCGTCCGGGATACGGAAGAGGAGGCTTGGGCAGCCGCTTGGGAGATTATCAGCAAAGTATCGCCAGAAGCGATCAAGCAGGCTGAAGCGGCATTCGCCAAGACGGATGCAACGAACCAGCAGCGCCAGAACGAGCTTCGCGAGCAGTCCAAGGGCCAGAACTTCGTCGTCGGTCCGAACCTGTGGACAGGGCTGTCCCTCGTCCGTTCGGGCGGGGCGATCCTGATCGTCGGCACGGCAGAGCAGGTTGCAGACCGTCTGATTGAATACGCGGAACTAGGCATATCGACCTTTATTCTATCCGGTTATCCGCACTTGGAAGAGGCCGAGAACTTCGGTAACAAGGCATTGCCGGTATTCCGGGAGAAATGGAAGCAGCGTCAGGCGGCTTCGGCACCCGTATAA